CACACGAAGAACGTGACGAACAACAGCAGATTGACCGAGATGAGCACCAGCGGCGCCCCGGTGTAGCGGTTCAGTCGTCTGCCCCGCCGCCGAAGCAGGCGCGGTCGTGCGGGCTCCGGCCCACGCCGTACTGCGCGGCTCGGTGCCTCCGCCGTCGCGTGGATGCTGTCCACCATGCTGCTCTCCTCGTACTCCGTGCAGTGGACCGCCGGCATCGCTCGCTGCCGGCGGTCCCGCGATCAGGACGTCAGCTCAGTTGCGAGTTGAGACCGTTGACGATGTTGTCGACGGTCTTCTGCACGTCCTGTTCGCCGTTGATGAACTTGGCCATCTCCGGCTTGGTCGGGTCGTCCTGGACGGCCTTGCCCTCGAGGATGAGCTTGGTGCCGGCAGCCTGGCCCGATGCCGAGATCGGGTCGGCGAGCTCGATCTCCTTGTTGTAGAGGTCGAACGCGGCCAGCGCGGCCGGGGACTTGAACGGGTACTTCAGCGCGAGTCCGGACTCGACCGACAGGTAGCCGTTGGACTGGGCCAGCTTGGTGTAGTTCTCCTTCTGGAAGAGGAAGTCCACCCACTTCTTGGCCGCCGAGGCGGTCTTGTCGTTGTTGAAGGCAACGACCTTGCCGCCGAGGTTGATGTCGGTGGCCTGCACCGGGCCCGGCGTCGGGACACTGGCCCACTCGAAGCCGGTGATGCCGTCGGCGAAGTCCGGTACCTGCCAGACGCCGGAGTAGTAGGCCACCACCTGGCCGCTCTTGAACAGCGCGTTCGGATCGGCGCCCGAGGTCCAGACCGACTTCGGCATCACCTTGTCGTCGTTCATCGCCTTGAACTTGGTCAGCGCGGCGACCGTGGCGTCGTCAGGCTTCTGGTACTTGCCGTCGTCGCCGAGCTGGAAGCCCTTGCCGCCGTTGTTGTAGATGAAGCCCCGGATCCGGGCGGCGGAGTTGTCGTAGACCAGGTCGTACTTGGCCTTCGTCGCGGTGCGCACCTTGGTCGCCGCCGCGAGGAACTCGTCCCACGTCCAGGTCTTGGCCGGGTCGGTCGGGAACGGGACTCCGGCCTTGGTGAACAGGCTCTTGTTGATGAACAGGCCGGCCGCGGTGAGGTCGGACGGGATCGCGAGCACCTTGCCGTCCTGCTCGGTGACCAGGTCCTTGCGGATCTTGTTGGCGTCGTTGTTCGCCGTCGCGCTCAGGTCCTGGAGCTTGTTGATCCAGATGGTGTCGAGCGAGGGCACGCTGGCGACGTCGGGCAGCGAGTTGGCCTGCGCGGACTGCCGCAACTTGTCCTGGTAGCCGTCGTAGGGCTGGTTGACGACCTCGACCTTGACACCCTCCTTGGCCTCGAACTCCTTGGCCAGGTCGGTGTAGCCC
The window above is part of the Kribbella voronezhensis genome. Proteins encoded here:
- a CDS encoding ABC transporter substrate-binding protein; the encoded protein is MSTSLRRWRWLPVVVVAAVALAACGGGSGDDSASGGAKKITFWLSTAAQIQGYTDLAKEFEAKEGVKVEVVNQPYDGYQDKLRQSAQANSLPDVASVPSLDTIWINKLQDLSATANNDANKIRKDLVTEQDGKVLAIPSDLTAAGLFINKSLFTKAGVPFPTDPAKTWTWDEFLAAATKVRTATKAKYDLVYDNSAARIRGFIYNNGGKGFQLGDDGKYQKPDDATVAALTKFKAMNDDKVMPKSVWTSGADPNALFKSGQVVAYYSGVWQVPDFADGITGFEWASVPTPGPVQATDINLGGKVVAFNNDKTASAAKKWVDFLFQKENYTKLAQSNGYLSVESGLALKYPFKSPAALAAFDLYNKEIELADPISASGQAAGTKLILEGKAVQDDPTKPEMAKFINGEQDVQKTVDNIVNGLNSQLS